In Stenotrophomonas sp. ASS1, the following proteins share a genomic window:
- a CDS encoding lipocalin family protein, translating to MTSIRPLCAALLALSLAGPAVAASEPPSPRTSASGAAALDAPIDLKRFMGTWYVIGRVPNFIERGHVASVNEYELRDAHKVGITYRYRDGFGEPLQEVRARASVDPDSGNHGWRTWFYRVVPTHSRVLEVAPDYSWALIGYPGREMAWIFSRTPDMDKALYKELAERLRDEYGVNTDKLKRVPQHPEQVGKLGYEVPNVR from the coding sequence ATGACTTCGATCCGCCCGCTCTGCGCCGCGCTGCTGGCCCTTTCCCTGGCCGGCCCCGCCGTGGCCGCCAGTGAGCCGCCGTCGCCCCGTACCAGCGCCTCTGGTGCGGCTGCCCTGGACGCACCGATCGACCTGAAGCGCTTCATGGGTACCTGGTACGTGATCGGCCGCGTACCGAACTTCATCGAACGTGGCCATGTCGCCAGCGTCAACGAGTACGAGTTGCGCGATGCGCACAAGGTCGGCATCACCTACCGCTACCGTGATGGCTTCGGCGAACCGCTGCAGGAAGTGCGTGCCCGCGCCAGCGTCGACCCGGACAGTGGCAACCACGGCTGGCGCACCTGGTTCTACCGCGTCGTGCCTACCCATTCGCGGGTGCTGGAAGTGGCACCGGATTACTCGTGGGCACTGATCGGTTACCCGGGCCGCGAGATGGCCTGGATCTTCTCGCGTACGCCGGACATGGACAAAGCCCTGTACAAGGAGCTGGCCGAGCGCCTGCGTGACGAGTACGGCGTGAACACCGACAAGCTCAAGCGCGTGCCGCAGCACCCGGAGCAGGTCGGCAAGCTGGGCTACGAAGTACCGAACGTGCGTTGA
- a CDS encoding NAD(P)-dependent alcohol dehydrogenase codes for MNDNNATREITAAVVRGKEQPFVIEQATLRGPQDDEVLVKVVATGLCHTDLIVRDQYYPVPLPAVLGHEGAGIVEAVGPNVRDLKAGDHVVLTYGACGHCNPCRGGHGAYCRDFFALNFGGDDGHGHTAITDAQGQPLHDHFFAQSSFATYALAREINAIKVPDDAPLELLGPLGCGIQTGAGAVLNSLQVRSGSSFASYGAGAVGLSAVMAAKVAGATTIIAIDVVPSRLELALELGATHVVNSRETDVVEAVRAITGGGADFALESTGRPDVLSAGVEALGGLGMMGVVGAPKLGTTASFDVNNLLLGGRSIRGIVEGDSVPQVFIPQLVTLFQQGRFPFDKLVKFYPLEQINQAAEDSTRGITLKPVLRIAA; via the coding sequence ATGAACGACAACAACGCAACGCGTGAGATCACCGCCGCCGTGGTACGCGGCAAGGAGCAGCCCTTCGTCATCGAGCAGGCGACGCTGCGCGGTCCCCAGGACGACGAGGTGCTGGTGAAGGTGGTGGCCACCGGCCTGTGCCATACCGACCTGATCGTGCGCGATCAGTACTATCCGGTGCCGCTGCCGGCGGTGCTGGGCCATGAGGGGGCGGGCATCGTCGAAGCGGTTGGCCCGAACGTGCGCGACCTCAAGGCGGGGGATCACGTGGTGCTGACCTACGGCGCCTGTGGTCACTGCAATCCCTGCCGGGGTGGACACGGTGCTTACTGCAGGGATTTCTTCGCCCTGAACTTCGGTGGCGATGATGGTCACGGCCATACCGCGATCACCGATGCGCAGGGCCAGCCGCTGCACGATCACTTCTTCGCCCAGTCCTCGTTTGCCACCTACGCGCTGGCCCGCGAGATCAATGCGATCAAGGTGCCTGATGACGCACCACTGGAACTGCTGGGCCCGCTGGGGTGCGGCATCCAGACCGGTGCCGGTGCGGTGCTCAACTCGCTGCAGGTGCGGTCGGGCAGCAGCTTTGCAAGCTATGGTGCCGGTGCGGTGGGCCTGAGCGCGGTGATGGCGGCCAAGGTGGCCGGGGCCACCACCATCATTGCCATCGACGTGGTGCCTTCGCGCCTGGAGCTTGCTCTGGAGCTGGGGGCCACCCACGTGGTCAACAGCCGGGAGACCGATGTGGTCGAGGCGGTGCGTGCGATCACGGGTGGGGGTGCTGACTTCGCGCTGGAATCGACCGGTCGTCCGGACGTGCTGTCCGCTGGCGTCGAGGCGCTGGGTGGGCTGGGCATGATGGGCGTGGTCGGTGCGCCGAAGCTGGGCACCACCGCCAGTTTCGATGTGAACAACCTGCTGCTCGGCGGTCGCAGCATCCGCGGCATCGTCGAGGGCGACAGTGTGCCGCAGGTGTTCATTCCGCAGCTGGTGACCCTGTTCCAGCAGGGACGCTTCCCGTTCGACAAACTGGTGAAGTTCTATCCGCTGGAACAGATCAACCAGGCCGCCGAAGACAGTACCCGTGGCATTACCCTGAAGCCGGTGCTGCGCATCGCGGCGTAG
- a CDS encoding prolyl oligopeptidase family serine peptidase — MSRLASACLLAGMMTAASVGTAVAAEDTDRYAWLEDVTGDKPLTWVKEQNAKSEARLAQTPAFKQMETSIREVLDSDAKIPGVQKIGDYYYNFWKDQQHERGLWRRTTLAEYRKASPQWETVLDLDALNKAEGENWVWHGADCLRPDYSRCLIALSRGGADADVTREFDLANKTWIKDGFFRPESKGGLNWVDRDTVFVYTDFGAGSMTTSGYPRVAKLWKRGTPMTSATVVYEGKPEDMYIAAMHDDTPGFERNLVSRTLAFYNNELYLRGDDGTLTKIDAPNSAEKGLHKQWLTLELRDPWTVGGKTYASGSLLATKLDDFLAGKRDFEVLFTPTATTSLAGATWTKSHLVLNVLDDVKNRLSVLTPGADGWQTSRFVGAPAFGTLAVGAVDSNDSDAVWLTATDYLTPTTLALAEIGQAPETLKTMPAFFDAKGKVIEQHFATSKDGTRVPYFVVHDKAMKLDGSNPTLLYGYGGFEISLTPNYSGGMGRAWLEKGGVYVVANIRGGGEYGPRWHQAALKQNRHKAYEDMAAVARDLVKRKITSAKHLGVQGGSNGGLLTGNMLTQYPELFGAVVVQVPLLDMKRYSHLLAGASWMAEYGNPDTSDWEFIKTFSPYHLFNEKKNYPPVLFTTSTRDDRVHPGHARKMAAKMIDAGKDVTYYENIEGGHGGAANNAQAAHMSALAYSFLWERLGGK; from the coding sequence ATGTCTCGACTCGCTTCCGCCTGCCTGCTGGCCGGCATGATGACCGCTGCCTCGGTGGGGACCGCCGTGGCCGCTGAAGACACCGATCGCTACGCCTGGCTCGAAGACGTCACCGGCGACAAGCCGCTGACCTGGGTCAAGGAACAGAACGCCAAGTCCGAGGCGCGCCTGGCGCAGACCCCGGCCTTCAAGCAGATGGAGACCAGCATCCGCGAGGTGCTCGACTCCGATGCCAAGATCCCCGGCGTGCAGAAGATCGGCGACTACTACTACAACTTCTGGAAGGACCAGCAGCACGAGCGCGGCCTGTGGCGGCGCACCACCCTCGCCGAGTACCGCAAGGCCTCGCCGCAGTGGGAAACCGTGCTCGACCTGGATGCGCTGAACAAGGCCGAGGGTGAGAACTGGGTCTGGCACGGCGCCGATTGCCTGCGCCCGGATTACAGCCGCTGCCTGATCGCGCTGTCGCGCGGTGGCGCCGACGCCGACGTCACCCGTGAGTTCGACCTGGCCAACAAGACCTGGATCAAGGACGGCTTCTTCCGTCCCGAGTCCAAGGGCGGCCTTAACTGGGTCGACCGCGACACCGTGTTCGTCTACACCGACTTCGGTGCGGGCTCGATGACCACCTCCGGCTACCCGCGCGTGGCCAAGCTGTGGAAGCGCGGCACGCCGATGACCTCGGCCACCGTGGTGTACGAAGGCAAGCCGGAAGACATGTACATCGCGGCGATGCACGATGACACCCCGGGCTTCGAGCGCAACCTGGTCAGCCGCACGCTGGCGTTCTACAACAACGAGCTCTACCTGCGTGGCGACGACGGCACGCTGACCAAGATCGACGCGCCGAACTCGGCCGAGAAGGGCCTGCACAAGCAGTGGCTGACCCTGGAACTGCGCGATCCGTGGACCGTGGGCGGCAAGACCTACGCGTCCGGTTCGCTGCTGGCGACGAAGCTGGACGACTTCCTGGCCGGTAAGCGCGACTTCGAGGTGCTGTTCACCCCGACCGCGACCACCTCGCTGGCCGGCGCCACCTGGACCAAGAGCCACCTGGTGCTGAACGTGCTGGATGACGTCAAGAACCGCCTGTCGGTGCTGACCCCGGGCGCCGATGGCTGGCAGACCAGCCGCTTCGTCGGCGCGCCGGCCTTTGGCACGCTGGCCGTGGGCGCAGTGGACAGCAACGACAGCGATGCGGTGTGGCTGACCGCCACCGACTACCTGACCCCGACCACGCTGGCTCTGGCCGAGATCGGCCAGGCGCCGGAAACGTTGAAGACCATGCCGGCCTTCTTCGATGCCAAGGGCAAGGTGATCGAGCAGCACTTCGCCACCAGCAAGGACGGCACCCGCGTGCCGTACTTCGTGGTGCACGACAAGGCGATGAAGCTGGACGGCTCCAACCCGACCCTGCTGTACGGCTATGGTGGCTTCGAGATCTCGCTGACCCCGAATTACTCCGGTGGCATGGGCCGCGCCTGGCTGGAGAAGGGCGGTGTGTACGTGGTCGCCAACATCCGTGGTGGTGGCGAGTACGGCCCGCGCTGGCACCAGGCAGCGCTGAAGCAGAACCGTCACAAGGCCTATGAAGACATGGCTGCGGTGGCGCGCGATCTGGTCAAGCGCAAGATCACCAGCGCCAAGCACCTGGGCGTGCAGGGTGGCAGCAACGGTGGCCTGCTGACCGGCAACATGCTGACCCAGTACCCGGAACTGTTCGGTGCAGTGGTGGTGCAGGTGCCGCTGCTGGACATGAAGCGCTACAGCCACCTGTTGGCCGGTGCCTCGTGGATGGCCGAATACGGCAACCCGGACACCAGCGACTGGGAGTTCATCAAGACCTTCTCGCCGTACCATCTGTTCAACGAGAAGAAGAACTACCCGCCGGTGCTGTTCACTACCTCCACCCGCGATGACCGCGTGCACCCGGGCCATGCCCGCAAGATGGCGGCGAAGATGATCGACGCCGGCAAGGACGTGACCTACTACGAGAACATCGAAGGTGGCCACGGCGGCGCAGCCAACAACGCGCAGGCCGCACACATGTCCGCACTGGCCTACAGCTTCCTGTGGGAGCGGTTGGGCGGCAAGTAA
- a CDS encoding pyridoxal phosphate-dependent aminotransferase, with protein sequence MSTLPHTPGYSRRSHEIAPFHVMSLLARAQALEQAGHDVIHLEIGEPDFTTAEPVVRAGQAALAAGHTRYTAARGLPALRQAISGFYRSHYGLDIDPERILVTPGGSGALLLASSLLVDPGRHWLLADPGYPCNRHFLRLVEGGAQLVPVGPDTAYQLTPSLVEQHWNADSVGALVASPANPTGTVLSSDELAALSQVLHARGGHLVVDEIYHGLTYGLDAPSVLQVDDSAFVLNSFSKYFGMTGWRLGWLVAPPAAVPDLEKLAQNLYISASSIAQHAALACFSEESMAIFEQRREAFRQRRDYLLPALRELGFRIEVEPQGAFYLYADVSAFTDDAQAFCAHFLETEHVAFTPGLDFGFHRANQHVRLAYTQEVPRLQEAVARIARGLKSWGA encoded by the coding sequence ATGAGTACCCTGCCCCACACGCCGGGCTACAGCCGGCGCAGCCATGAAATCGCTCCGTTCCACGTGATGTCCCTGCTGGCCCGCGCGCAGGCGCTGGAACAGGCGGGCCACGATGTGATCCACCTGGAAATCGGCGAACCGGACTTCACCACGGCCGAACCGGTCGTGCGTGCCGGCCAGGCCGCATTGGCCGCCGGCCATACCCGCTACACCGCCGCACGTGGCCTGCCGGCCCTGCGCCAGGCGATCAGTGGCTTCTATCGCAGCCACTACGGGCTGGATATCGATCCCGAACGCATCCTGGTCACTCCCGGCGGCTCCGGTGCGCTGCTGCTGGCCAGCAGCCTGCTGGTCGATCCGGGCCGCCACTGGCTGCTGGCCGACCCCGGATATCCCTGCAACCGTCATTTCCTGCGCCTGGTGGAAGGCGGTGCGCAACTGGTGCCGGTCGGCCCGGACACCGCCTACCAGCTCACGCCGTCGCTGGTGGAACAGCACTGGAATGCCGACAGCGTCGGCGCACTGGTGGCCTCCCCCGCCAATCCGACCGGCACCGTGCTGTCCTCCGACGAACTGGCGGCACTGTCGCAGGTCCTGCACGCGCGTGGCGGCCATCTGGTGGTGGACGAGATCTACCACGGCCTGACCTACGGCCTGGATGCACCCAGCGTGCTGCAGGTGGACGACAGCGCGTTCGTGCTGAACAGCTTCTCCAAGTATTTCGGCATGACCGGCTGGCGGCTGGGTTGGCTGGTGGCGCCGCCGGCGGCGGTGCCGGACCTGGAGAAGCTGGCACAGAACCTGTACATCAGCGCGTCGAGCATCGCCCAGCATGCCGCACTCGCCTGCTTCAGCGAGGAATCGATGGCGATCTTCGAACAGCGCCGCGAGGCGTTCCGCCAGCGTCGCGACTATCTGCTGCCGGCGCTGCGCGAGCTGGGTTTCCGCATCGAAGTGGAACCGCAGGGTGCGTTCTACCTGTACGCCGACGTCAGCGCGTTCACCGATGACGCGCAGGCGTTCTGCGCGCACTTCCTGGAAACCGAACACGTGGCGTTCACCCCGGGCCTGGATTTCGGTTTCCATCGCGCCAATCAGCATGTGCGCCTGGCCTATACCCAGGAAGTGCCGCGGCTGCAGGAGGCGGTGGCGCGGATTGCACGCGGGTTGAAGAGCTGGGGCGCCTGA
- a CDS encoding benzaldehyde dehydrogenase — MTASSPWLPDALWAGAFFDGHWQAAPQRHPVIEPATGQELGEIGLADPAQIARSAAAAAQAQQAWAAAPYEQRADVLRKAARLAEENIDTLVEWLVRESGSTRLKAGFEAKVTIKALHEAAALPSRSTGEILPSEPGKLNLARRRPLGVVGVISPFNFPLYLAMRAVAPAIALGNAVVLKPDPRTAVCGGAVIARLFEQAGLPAGVLHMLPGDGAAGAALTSDPHVAMIQFTGSTAAGRKVGEAAGKHLKKVSLELGGKNSLIILDDADLDLAVANTAWGVYLHQGQICMATGRVLVHRKIHDTFLQKLVAKANALKVGDPAREDVAIGPLINAGQRDHAARVVEQAVQAGATLEAGGTHRELFFAPTVLGNVAADNPAFSEEIFAPVAVVVPFDDDDEAVRLANDSEYGLSMAIVSSNVGRALKIGERLRTGLLHINDQTVNDEVINPFGGVGASGNGTSIGGPANGEEFTQWQWLTVKGEAPAYPI; from the coding sequence ATGACTGCATCTTCCCCGTGGCTGCCGGACGCCCTCTGGGCCGGCGCCTTCTTTGATGGCCACTGGCAGGCTGCCCCGCAACGGCACCCGGTGATTGAACCGGCCACCGGCCAGGAGTTGGGCGAGATCGGCCTGGCCGACCCGGCGCAGATCGCGCGTTCGGCGGCTGCCGCGGCACAGGCGCAGCAGGCGTGGGCGGCGGCGCCCTACGAACAGCGTGCCGACGTGCTGCGCAAAGCCGCGCGTCTGGCCGAAGAAAACATCGACACCCTGGTCGAGTGGCTGGTGCGCGAAAGCGGCTCGACCCGCCTGAAGGCCGGCTTCGAGGCCAAGGTGACGATCAAGGCGCTGCACGAGGCCGCCGCACTGCCGTCGCGCAGCACGGGTGAGATCCTGCCCTCCGAGCCGGGCAAGCTGAACCTGGCGCGGCGCCGCCCGCTGGGCGTGGTCGGGGTCATCTCGCCGTTCAACTTCCCGCTCTACCTTGCGATGCGCGCGGTGGCCCCGGCGATCGCGCTGGGCAACGCTGTGGTTCTCAAGCCGGACCCGCGTACGGCAGTGTGTGGTGGCGCGGTGATCGCACGCCTGTTCGAGCAGGCGGGCCTGCCGGCAGGCGTGCTGCACATGCTGCCCGGCGATGGCGCGGCCGGGGCCGCGCTGACCAGTGACCCGCACGTGGCGATGATCCAGTTCACCGGTTCCACCGCCGCCGGGCGCAAGGTCGGCGAAGCGGCGGGCAAGCACCTGAAAAAGGTTTCGCTGGAGTTGGGTGGCAAGAATTCGTTGATCATCCTGGACGATGCGGACCTGGACCTGGCGGTGGCCAACACCGCGTGGGGCGTCTACCTGCACCAGGGCCAGATCTGCATGGCGACCGGCCGCGTGCTGGTGCACCGGAAGATCCATGACACGTTCCTGCAGAAACTGGTGGCCAAGGCCAACGCGCTGAAGGTAGGCGACCCGGCACGTGAGGACGTGGCGATCGGCCCGCTGATCAATGCCGGCCAGCGCGACCATGCTGCACGCGTGGTCGAGCAGGCGGTGCAGGCCGGTGCCACGCTGGAAGCGGGCGGCACGCACCGGGAGCTGTTCTTCGCACCCACCGTGCTCGGCAACGTTGCGGCCGACAATCCGGCCTTCAGCGAGGAAATCTTCGCGCCGGTAGCGGTGGTGGTGCCGTTCGACGATGACGACGAAGCCGTGCGCCTGGCCAACGACAGCGAGTACGGGCTGTCGATGGCGATCGTGTCCAGCAACGTCGGCCGCGCGCTGAAGATCGGCGAGCGCCTGCGTACCGGTCTGCTGCACATCAACGACCAGACCGTGAATGACGAGGTGATCAACCCCTTCGGCGGCGTCGGCGCGTCCGGCAACGGCACCAGCATCGGTGGCCCGGCCAACGGCGAGGAGTTCACCCAGTGGCAGTGGTTGACCGTCAAGGGCGAAGCGCCCGCTTACCCGATCTGA
- a CDS encoding methionine ABC transporter permease — protein sequence MIIATAGGFFRHLDAGKWADIGQATIDTLLMLLGSLPLTLAIGLPLGVLLYLFGAPQMKRRPFAYGVLALVVNLLRSVPFIILMIVLIPVTLFLMGTSLGVRGAIVPLVIGAAPFYARLVETALREVDRGVIEATQSMGATTWQLVTRVLLPEARPGLIAGATVTTVALIGFTAMGGAIGSGGLGDLAFRDGYQRSHTDVALVTVVLLLVLVQLLQMLGDRLVAHYSRK from the coding sequence ATGATCATCGCCACTGCCGGCGGATTCTTCCGCCACCTGGATGCGGGCAAGTGGGCCGACATCGGCCAGGCCACCATCGACACTCTGCTGATGCTGCTCGGTTCGCTGCCGCTGACCCTGGCCATCGGCCTGCCGCTGGGCGTGCTGCTGTACCTGTTCGGCGCGCCGCAGATGAAGCGCCGTCCGTTCGCCTACGGCGTGCTGGCGCTGGTGGTGAACCTGTTGCGCTCGGTGCCTTTCATCATCCTGATGATCGTGCTGATCCCGGTCACCCTGTTCCTGATGGGGACGTCGCTGGGGGTACGCGGTGCGATCGTGCCGCTGGTGATCGGTGCCGCGCCGTTCTACGCGCGCCTGGTCGAAACCGCACTGCGCGAAGTGGACCGTGGCGTGATCGAAGCGACCCAGTCGATGGGTGCCACCACCTGGCAGCTGGTCACCCGCGTGCTGCTGCCCGAGGCGCGCCCCGGCCTGATCGCCGGTGCGACGGTCACCACCGTGGCGCTGATCGGCTTCACCGCGATGGGCGGTGCGATTGGTTCCGGCGGCCTTGGTGATCTGGCGTTCCGCGATGGCTACCAGCGTTCGCACACCGACGTGGCCCTGGTTACCGTGGTCCTGCTGTTGGTTCTGGTGCAGCTGCTGCAGATGCTCGGCGACCGCCTGGTCGCGCATTACAGCCGCAAATGA
- a CDS encoding helix-turn-helix domain-containing protein, protein MATTVGQQQLVAARAAFADGDARSLGVLPLPLQQSWLRSRAAGLQPGQEPDYRPLLGDGRHLSHPDDRRLARCVQPELEQLWAAFGGRGWTMFCANRDGMVIAQQAHGLEDAPLLRPIQVGRQLGETEIGTTAPAVSLADDVPALVRGNEHYLQRFAPVFCLSEPLHDLDGRVCGVIDITGLGERDPALLQGYFRQAALASENRLFHSLTDVHLLAVQHDPRWLASPLQGLLAVQEDGQLRAANRVARRLLGLPRRGPLPLLGLEALFSGASAAQRRRLLQPGAAHRVRLGEGSAVYLQRLQGPRGAAHRSTVRSTPADPGAPLLRDQQREAARRAAQAADGNLSLAARQLGISRTTLYKLLRD, encoded by the coding sequence ATGGCCACGACAGTCGGGCAGCAACAACTGGTGGCGGCACGTGCCGCTTTCGCCGACGGCGATGCGCGCTCATTGGGCGTGTTGCCGCTGCCGCTGCAGCAGTCATGGCTGCGTTCGCGCGCGGCGGGCCTGCAGCCGGGGCAGGAGCCGGACTATCGGCCGCTGCTGGGCGATGGCCGCCATCTGTCCCATCCCGATGACCGGCGCCTGGCGCGTTGCGTGCAGCCGGAGCTGGAACAGCTCTGGGCGGCCTTCGGTGGGCGTGGCTGGACGATGTTCTGCGCCAACCGCGACGGCATGGTGATCGCGCAGCAGGCCCACGGGCTGGAAGATGCTCCCTTGCTGCGGCCGATCCAGGTCGGGCGACAGCTGGGCGAGACCGAGATCGGCACCACCGCGCCAGCGGTCAGCCTGGCCGACGATGTGCCGGCACTGGTGCGCGGCAACGAACACTACCTGCAGCGGTTCGCGCCGGTGTTCTGCCTGAGCGAGCCACTGCACGATCTCGACGGTCGGGTCTGCGGAGTGATCGATATCACCGGTCTTGGCGAGCGCGATCCCGCGCTGCTGCAGGGCTATTTCCGGCAGGCTGCGCTGGCCAGCGAAAATCGCTTGTTCCACAGCCTCACTGACGTACACCTGCTGGCCGTGCAACATGATCCGCGCTGGCTGGCGTCACCGCTGCAGGGACTGCTGGCGGTGCAGGAGGATGGCCAGCTGCGTGCAGCCAACCGCGTTGCACGGCGCCTGCTGGGCCTGCCACGGCGCGGGCCGTTGCCGCTGCTGGGTCTGGAAGCGCTGTTTTCCGGTGCCAGTGCGGCGCAACGGCGTCGGCTGCTGCAACCGGGCGCAGCGCATCGGGTCCGGCTGGGCGAGGGCAGTGCGGTCTACCTGCAGCGTCTGCAGGGGCCGCGGGGCGCGGCGCACCGGTCTACTGTGCGGAGCACCCCGGCAGATCCAGGCGCGCCGCTGCTGCGTGACCAGCAGCGTGAGGCCGCGCGTCGCGCGGCCCAGGCCGCTGACGGCAACCTCAGCCTGGCCGCACGCCAGTTGGGAATCTCGCGTACCACGCTGTACAAGCTGCTGCGCGATTGA
- a CDS encoding DMT family transporter has product MNVQRSPSRAVAWMVAAVACFSLMDAGMKQLSASYPTLEVTFLRGAASLPFVLVWVLVSAGPRSLIPRRWGLHLLRGGLGMAMIGCFVFALRDLPLSTAYTIYFVAPLLIAALSVPLLGERVGPRRWVAIGIGLVGVLVVLRPGVDGFISVPGLMVLAAATAYAIAAITVSLLTRTDTSQSMVVWFLVIMAIGAGLLALPGWVPLQLAHAPLIAGMGLAGALGQIALTKAFQLGEASMIAPLEYSGLVWVIGWDLAFWGQLPDSYTWVGAAIIVASGLYLLHRERVNRQEPPKPLDHP; this is encoded by the coding sequence ATGAACGTGCAACGCTCTCCCTCGCGCGCGGTGGCCTGGATGGTCGCTGCGGTCGCCTGTTTCTCGCTGATGGATGCTGGCATGAAGCAGCTGTCGGCCAGCTATCCCACTCTGGAAGTGACCTTCCTGCGTGGGGCGGCTTCGTTGCCGTTCGTGCTGGTCTGGGTGCTGGTCAGCGCCGGCCCGCGCTCGCTGATCCCGCGCCGCTGGGGCCTGCACCTGCTGCGTGGTGGGCTGGGCATGGCGATGATCGGCTGCTTCGTGTTCGCCCTGCGTGACCTGCCGCTGTCCACCGCCTACACCATCTATTTCGTTGCCCCACTGCTGATCGCCGCGCTGTCGGTGCCGTTGCTGGGTGAGCGGGTTGGCCCGCGGCGCTGGGTGGCCATCGGCATCGGCCTGGTCGGCGTGCTGGTGGTGCTGCGGCCGGGCGTGGACGGCTTCATCTCGGTGCCGGGGTTGATGGTGCTGGCGGCGGCCACCGCCTATGCCATCGCCGCGATCACGGTCAGCCTGCTCACCCGCACCGATACCTCGCAGTCGATGGTGGTCTGGTTCCTGGTGATCATGGCCATCGGTGCCGGTCTGTTGGCCCTTCCCGGCTGGGTGCCACTGCAGCTGGCGCATGCGCCGCTGATCGCCGGCATGGGACTGGCTGGGGCGCTGGGCCAGATTGCCCTGACCAAGGCGTTCCAGCTGGGCGAGGCCTCGATGATCGCGCCGTTGGAGTACAGCGGCCTGGTCTGGGTGATCGGCTGGGACCTGGCCTTCTGGGGCCAGCTGCCGGACAGCTATACCTGGGTGGGCGCGGCGATCATCGTCGCCTCGGGGCTGTACCTGCTGCACCGTGAGCGGGTGAACCGGCAGGAACCGCCGAAGCCGCTGGATCATCCCTGA
- a CDS encoding methionine ABC transporter ATP-binding protein, whose amino-acid sequence MIEFQRLHKSYAVAGRAVSALQPLDLTIEAGEVFGIIGHSGAGKSTLIRMINRLEEPSGGRLLIGGEDVTALDADGLRALRRRIGMIFQHFNLLSSRTVAGNVAFPLELAGTPKAEIDARVAELLQTVGLEAHAQKYPAQLSGGQKQRVGIARALATRPQILLCDEATSALDPQTTASVLSLLSKINRELGLTIVLITHEMDVIRRVCDRVAVLDAGQMVETGPVTRVFLHPQHPTTRRFVSESEHVDEGALHRDFDAVGGRIVRLTFLGGDTYEPLLGSVARETGVDYNILSGRIDRIKDTPYGQLVVALVGGDQSAAQAAFVAAGVHVEELRR is encoded by the coding sequence GTGATCGAGTTCCAGCGCCTGCACAAATCCTATGCCGTTGCCGGCCGCGCAGTCAGCGCGCTGCAGCCGCTGGACCTGACCATCGAGGCCGGTGAGGTATTCGGCATCATCGGCCATTCCGGCGCCGGCAAGTCGACCCTGATCCGCATGATCAACCGCCTGGAAGAGCCCAGCGGTGGCCGTTTGCTGATCGGTGGCGAGGATGTCACCGCACTGGACGCGGATGGCCTGCGCGCGCTGCGCAGGCGCATCGGCATGATCTTCCAGCACTTCAACCTGCTGTCGTCGCGCACGGTGGCCGGCAACGTTGCCTTCCCGCTGGAGCTGGCGGGCACGCCGAAGGCGGAGATCGATGCACGCGTGGCCGAGCTGCTGCAGACCGTGGGCCTGGAGGCGCACGCGCAGAAGTACCCGGCACAGCTGTCCGGTGGGCAGAAGCAGCGCGTCGGCATCGCCCGTGCGCTGGCGACCCGCCCGCAGATCCTGCTGTGCGACGAGGCCACCAGTGCGCTGGACCCGCAGACCACCGCCTCGGTGTTGTCGCTGCTGTCGAAGATCAACCGCGAGCTGGGCCTGACCATCGTGCTGATCACCCACGAGATGGATGTGATCCGCCGTGTCTGCGACCGTGTCGCCGTGCTCGACGCCGGCCAGATGGTCGAGACCGGGCCGGTCACCCGGGTGTTCCTGCATCCGCAGCACCCGACCACGCGCCGTTTCGTCAGCGAATCGGAGCACGTGGATGAAGGCGCGCTGCATCGTGATTTCGATGCCGTCGGTGGCCGCATCGTGCGGCTGACCTTCCTCGGCGGAGACACCTACGAACCCCTGCTCGGCAGTGTCGCGCGGGAGACCGGGGTCGACTACAACATCCTGTCCGGCCGTATCGACCGGATCAAGGACACCCCGTATGGCCAGCTGGTGGTCGCCCTGGTGGGCGGTGACCAGTCCGCCGCGCAGGCCGCGTTCGTGGCCGCCGGCGTGCACGTTGAGGAGCTGCGTCGATGA
- a CDS encoding YajQ family cyclic di-GMP-binding protein, which produces MPSFDVVSEVDTHELTNAIDQANRELATRFDFKGVDAKFERDGDVINQTAPTEFQLKQMNDILRARLAARGIDVLSLEFGDIETNLAQARQKITVKQGIEQKIAKKIAAALKDAKLKVESQINGDKLRVQGKKRDDLQDAIAVLKAGKFELPLQFNNFRD; this is translated from the coding sequence ATGCCCTCCTTCGACGTCGTGTCCGAAGTCGACACCCACGAGCTGACCAACGCCATCGACCAGGCCAACCGTGAACTGGCCACCCGCTTCGACTTCAAGGGCGTGGACGCCAAGTTCGAACGCGATGGCGATGTCATCAACCAGACTGCGCCGACCGAGTTCCAGCTCAAGCAGATGAACGACATCCTGCGCGCACGCCTGGCCGCGCGCGGCATCGACGTGCTCAGCCTGGAGTTCGGCGACATCGAAACCAACCTGGCCCAGGCCCGGCAGAAGATCACCGTCAAGCAGGGCATCGAGCAGAAGATCGCCAAGAAGATCGCGGCGGCACTGAAGGACGCCAAGCTGAAGGTGGAAAGCCAGATCAACGGCGACAAGCTGCGCGTGCAGGGCAAGAAGCGCGACGATCTGCAGGACGCCATCGCCGTGCTCAAGGCCGGCAAGTTCGAACTGCCGCTGCAGTTCAACAACTTCCGCGACTGA